One part of the Oenanthe melanoleuca isolate GR-GAL-2019-014 chromosome 26, OMel1.0, whole genome shotgun sequence genome encodes these proteins:
- the LOC130263662 gene encoding ubiquinol-cytochrome-c reductase complex assembly factor 2 has translation MAASRYRRFLRLCEEWPVENSKWQRDLGSVLRQRVAQAFREGENTPISDPEACDQMYESLVRIHTNYYKNKYPRLKDTTFTGVTLEDCRVILATDILKQMEDMKKGTWKRLREKFSAKKPEEDSK, from the exons ATGGCCGCCAGCCGCTACCGCCGCTTCCTGCGGCTCTGCGAGGAGTGGCCGGTGGAGAACAGCAAATGGCAGCGGGACCTGGGCTCGGTGCTGCggcagagggtggcacaggCCTTCCGCGAGGGCGAAAACACGCCG ATCTCTGACCCCGAGGCCTGTGACCAAATGTACGAGAGCTTAGTCAGGATCCACACCAACTACTACAAGAACAAG tACCCACGCCTGAAGGACACCACCTtcactggggtgacactggagGATTGCAGGGTGATCCTGGCCACAG ACATTCTGAAACAGATGGAAGACATGAAAAAAGGGACGTGGAAAAGACTGCGGGAAAAGTTCTCTGCCAAGAAACCCGAGGAGGACTCAAAGTGA